The Pseudorasbora parva isolate DD20220531a chromosome 19, ASM2467924v1, whole genome shotgun sequence genomic sequence acTGTGAACTGTGAACAAACAAGTATATTCTATGACAACGATTGTTTTAGTAACCCAGTACGTATTTGTTGTACGGTAGTTTAAATGGTGTAGTATTTGTGAATTTGATTATGCACTTATTTATTTCCTTGCGAGTGCTGTCAAGATTAATCTCCTTGGTGCTGTGCACTTGCCGCTAGTGCCCGCCCACAcgctgttctgattggttgttctttttgattgatttgttgcaTCTCGTTGTCGTGTCGTGTCTGGTATGGACAGAAAAGCTTTTCGCTGGAATCTTATTGTGTCGTGTGTAGTTAGGGCACGATGTTACAGTATTCTAATCAGCCAATGCTAACAGAATCGATTCAAATGAAACACACCACTCGCCTTGAAGGTGTCAGCCAGAACTTCTGCCCCTCTGTGATTGGTGTGTTTCGAAATGCCCACAAAGAACTCTTTTCCAGTAAAGAGGACATCACTTCCTTCTAGAGTAGCTCCACCAGACCTCCCCTCCTCATCGCCCATCTCCACCACTGTCAGGTTCAGTTCATTTAGGACTCGCCGCACTGCATCTGCCTAAAGAAAACTCACTTATGAGGCCAAGTAACATCTACATCTCCTATAGCCATGTGTGTGCCCCTTACCTCAACGCGTCTCTGCTGTTTGAAGGGTCGTGTGATGAGCGCTGTGTCGCCTTGGATCACAGCAATGTCTTCGATCCGCCAGCTCTCAGGCAGCTCAGAGTCTGCTGGAATTTCAATCAACTGCAGCCCCACCTTTTGCCTCAGTGCACCTGTCAGCACCCCCATTTGACGCTGGGCCTTGGCGAGGTCCGTCTGAAGCCCTTCGCCACCCTCTGCCAACTTCCCAAAAGACTCTGGGATACATCTGACAACAGCATGAGTGAAGCAGCCGTATGGATAAATATTGGCCATGACGGCGTGTATATGACAGGTGTCTGCTGAATGTTTTTATGGGCTTGACTGTATATGGGTGTATGTATGTCTGTGGGCGACTGATTCACAAACTGTAAGTCAAGTTTAAGTCTATGAAAGAGTCTTTGATTGAATGTGAAAGGAATCTCCAAACGACTGGATCAGCAAATCATTCTTAGAATCCCTGAATCCCCTGAGAGTGGGATTTCCCCAATAATACTGcctgagaaaaaaagagaaaacaatTATGAGCTTTCAACCAAACTGTTAAatcttttttcctctttttttgagtaaataaattgaacaaaatataaaatgccTTTGCATCGTCTTGTTTCAGTCTACTTTAAGTCCAGGTAGATGTATATTTGTCATAGTGCAGTCTTTAGGACAGATTTGAGATGCGTTGTCATTTTATCAGTTCACATTAGTTTGCGGTCACTGCCACAACGGTAAAACACCGCTTCTTCAATCCATTGTGTTAATAACTGAGCAATCTCCGTATCCGTCAGAATCTTGAACAGTCCTGTCAGTGGATAAAGCACATTATTTGTTTTGAAACGCTTTGAGCTTGGAGTAAACGTTACGGTTCATTACAGTGCCAACTTACACACGTGTTACTTTATACTTTATAACCTATAACTGAGAAGCAGctaaaatgtatttagttctAGCATGTTTTTGCAAGAGCATGGTATTTTCAGTTTCCCTGCCAAACTGCCGAGTCTAGAAGTGTAGTCCACAATTTCAAAACCAATCAAAATAACAAGTACCTAACATAAGCTTCTAAACATATAGTGCCTCCTATAACAAACAAGGATGGATCGGCTGTTTTGATGTAACGTAAGGTCACAACAAGTTAGCCTGCCGGACTTTACAAACAAGTACTGGTCCAAACATTAACGAACATAAAACTAGTAATAAAAAAACACGCAGTTAAAAGATAAATTAATTCCACTTTAGATGACTTTCACGAGAAGATTCGAAGAAACTGAACGTTATTTGCAAACCGTTGATAAACGGTTCCAGTTTGTTCAACAGTGCCTCGGCTGCCAAAGTTGACGCCCTGGTGGAATAAGACAAGTCGTAAAACAAATCCTACCTTGTAATACAATGAAACACGTTATTACTCAGTTTCCTTTTAGCATACAGCGCATGTTTTGATCGACTCTCACTCGGCCATACACACAACCCGTTCCCTAATCATAACGTCCAGCTTCCCTTCCccctcaatccatccatcctgcTGAAATCCCTTTTCGCCTGCGTGAGGGGGATTTACTTATAACGCAGCACAGACCCGATAACCAGAGGAGCTTAATATGCCTAACTTACCTCAGAGACTAAGACAAAGAAGTTGTTTAAATTTGCCTAACTCTGATCCGTATGAAAAGCATTCCCGATTTCAGGATTTTCCACTTACCCGTCCGGGAGATAGTGCCACACCTCCAACGCGCTGTATTTCCTCCCTTCTAAGGAATAGCTAGACTAAATTTAAAGGTAACAAAGTAGCTGTCTGTTCTTACCCGGGCTAAACAAGACGTGTTTGGTGAATTGTGAGCTATGACACATAACCAGTCCTAGTTTGTTTTGTATGCTTCAAGCTGTTCCCTATTCTTTTAATATGTAGGTCGGGACTCGAGTTCAGCTGTGACTCTCTCATCAAATAGCAGATTATTTGTGAAATGTAGGCCTGTCTCATGCGAGACTGTGGTGGTTATTATGGACATTGCTCCCTGGTACAAAACTTTTGTACAGTTCTTTGTTGATGTATTTGTGATTACAATTGTATTTGTAGATAGGCCTATTTTGTTGAAATATAGACTTGGAAACAGgtttaaaaatgtgtatgttGGCTAAATGTAGTCAAGATTCTGATAAAGTTCTAAAAGTGTAAAAATTGCAAGTGTACACCTAGGATGAATTGAGGGTGTGCAAataatggggtaattttcatttttgggtgaaaatgAAATCAATTATCAATTATCTTTTGCCTGATTAGATTTTTCTAAACAAAGAAtggaatgggggggggggggtacttaTTAATttacacaattatttaaatattaattttattagtCTGGTTTTAAAGCCTTACACAGCACATAAGTCTGCACCCCTAAAGGTCTGATATTCTAACGATTATGCTGCTAACATTTTGGCCTTAGTGCTTTTagatttttgttctgtttttgatTTTGCAGACaacaataatctttttttttttttttttttttttttgtcaaagagGAGATTTTCTGTTAGTCTTACAAGCATTCATatagttcattttaaatgtgatGTCTCCCAAGGAAGGCTTTGTTTTCATTGTATATAATCTCTGAGATTCTGAATAATCTGCCTGTATTCCTGGAACCTCTTCCTATTGATAAATGTTTGGAATTGATTCATTTCATTAATAcatatgcatttttattttctgacATTCCtatttaaagtaatgttttaCAACATGATATTGATGCGGGTGACCACCCCAATGCGCaacgttttttttaatttttataaagtATGTGggaaaaacacaatcatctgaAACCTGAGGTTAAGTATCTGCTTAAACTATAAATTTTAAACTTAAACTATAAGCTTTAAatgcttcagccaataaaatgTCTAAACACAATTCTggagtatatttttatattgagtGAGTGTCagcctaaaaaaaaatgctctggCCACATTCCAGCAGCCAATGAAGTATTTGCAGTCTATTTGAAGGATTTGGGGGTGTATGTGATTTGTGGGATGAATATCTAACATGGATTCTGTGTTTGTTCAGTTGTTTGTGGTTGCTCAGCTCACCGTGAACCTGGCAAAGTGTGAGTTCATCCATGCCACAGCAGAGGTGTAAAGAGTACCTGAAAAccatacttgagtaaaagtacagattcCTTACAGCAAAAATGACTCCATTACAAATTACAAGTCACTAACTCCAATACGACTTGAGTAAAATTGTATTCACAAGAGCACATTTCAAATAAAGCatttatacttttattaatttgatACACCACTCCACATAGAAAGAACAGATGCAGACACATCTGAAGCAGATGGATATCGTCTTGGTCTGGAATGAGGTTTATTACGTGAGGTCATGTAAAAACAGGTGGGGCAGGCAGAAATCCGCCTCAATGGCTCTCTACGAGAGTGCGCTGTAGTTCCATTTTTCACCACAGATTTACATTGGAAATTTGCGGGGCATTGTAGAGCTATGGAGGCCTTACAGACCGGCTGCCCCACCTAGTATCATGAATACATG encodes the following:
- the ddah2 gene encoding N(G),N(G)-dimethylarginine dimethylaminohydrolase 2, whose translation is MANIYPYGCFTHAVVRCIPESFGKLAEGGEGLQTDLAKAQRQMGVLTGALRQKVGLQLIEIPADSELPESWRIEDIAVIQGDTALITRPFKQQRRVEADAVRRVLNELNLTVVEMGDEEGRSGGATLEGSDVLFTGKEFFVGISKHTNHRGAEVLADTFKDFAVSTVPVCGGSRLKSICSMGGPDTIIISNSDGAKKTLRVMEQLTDHHYEILSVPEEVAANCIYIRGPAKVDYLLHPTVEECPNSIPAFQRLTDYTLLPTACSEASKLGGSLSSHCLLINKKSNY